The following are from one region of the Andrena cerasifolii isolate SP2316 chromosome 1, iyAndCera1_principal, whole genome shotgun sequence genome:
- the LOC143373937 gene encoding uncharacterized protein LOC143373937 has product MAHNDDNKSEGSAEIEGENENDEKEEPEKILIIDPDSEELDLNHSRLTKLENLEPLRKIHRLSFTWNLIKKIENLDTLTTLVELELRDNQIITIENLDALVNLELLDLSFNRIKNIEGLENLLNLQKLFLSSNKLHCIENVSHLTNLTTLELGDNKIREIVNLEGLENLTSLFLGKNKITKIENLGSLQNLQLLSLQSNRIEKIENLEELKKLDQLYLSENGITCIEGLLNCQRLTTLDLANNKIKKIQNIDHLGSLEEFWINNNEIEDWATVENLAANKNLQTVYLEHNPVAADLNYRTKMKLLLPWLVQLDATLCR; this is encoded by the exons ATGGCACATAATG ATGATAATAAAAGCGAAGGTTCTGCTGAAATCGAGGGGGAAAATGAGAACGATGAAAAGGAAGAGCCAGAGAAGATTCTCATCATAGATCCCGACAGCGAA GAACTAGATTTGAACCACTCGAGGTTAACAAAACTGGAAAATCTGGAACCATTGAGGAAGATACATAGATTGTCTTTTACGTGGAATTTGATCAAGAAGATCGAAAATCTTGATACCCTTACTACTTTAGTTGAACTAGAGCTGAGGGATAATCAGATTATTACTATAGAGAATTTAGATGCTCTTGTAAATTTGGA GCTTCTAGATCTGTCTTTTAACCGTATCAAAAATATAGAAGGTCTGGAGAATTTATTGAACCTACAGAAGTTGTTTTTGTCATCGAACAAACTTCATTGCATCGAGAATGTATCGCACTTGACAAATCTTACGACTCTCGAATTGGGCGACAATAAAATTAGAGAGATCGTCAATCTTGAAGGTCTGGAGAATTTGACGAGTTTGTTCCTTGGTAAAAATAAGATCACGAAGATCGAAAATTTAGGATCATTACAGAACCTTCAGTTGTTGAGTCTACAAAGTAATCGCATCGAAAAAATAGAGAATCTAGAGGAACTGAAGAAACTAGATCAATTGTATCTGTCTGAAAATGGGATAACATGCATCGAAGGACTGTTAAACTGTCAAAGATTAACAACATTGGATCTagcgaataataaaataaaaaagattcaaaatATTGATCATCTTGGGAGCTTGGAAGAGTTTTGG ATAAATAACAATGAAATCGAAGACTGGGCGACTGTGGAGAACTTAGCAGCCAATAAGAATTTACAGACTGTTTACCTAGAGCATAATCCTGTTGCCGCGGATCTAAACTACAGaactaaaatgaaattattgcttCCATGGCTTGTCCAATTAGATGCAACACTTTGCAGATGA
- the Mts gene encoding protein phosphatase 2 catalytic subunit mts: protein MEEKASLKELDQWIEQLNECQQLTESQVKTLCEKAKEILAKESNVQEVKCPVTVCGDVHGQFHDLMELFKIGGKSPDTNYLFMGDYVDRGYYSVETVTLLVALKVRYRERITILRGNHESRQITQVYGFYDECLRKYGNANVWKFFTDLFDYLPLTALVDGQIFCLHGGLSPSIDTLDHIRALDRLQEVPHEGPMCDLLWSDPDDRGGWGISPRGAGYTFGQDISETFNHSNGLTLVSRAHQLVMEGYNWCHERNVVTIFSAPNYCYRCGNQAAIMELDDALKYSFLQFDPAPRRGEPHVTRRTPDYFL, encoded by the exons ATGGAAGAGAAAGCGTCGCTGAAGGAGCTCGACCAGTGGATAGAACAATTAAACGAGTGCCAACAACTAACAGAAAGCCAAGTGAAAACTCTGTGCGAGAAG GCAAAAGAAATTTTAGCTAAGGAGTCTAATGTACAAGAAGTAAAATGTCCTGTAACAGTTTGTGGAGATGTACACGGGCAGTTCCACGATTTGATGGAACTGTTCAAAATAGGTGGCAAATCTCCAGATACAAATTATCTTTTTATGGGCGACTATGTAGATCGTGGCTATTACTCTGTTGAAACTGTTACCTTGCTTGTTGCACTCAAG GTCAGATATAGAGAAAGAATAACTATTTTACGAGGTAATCACGAATCAAGACAAATCACACAGGTATATGGATTTTATGATGAATGTTTACGCAAGTACGGCAATGCCAATGTGTGGAAATTCTTCACGGACCTGTTTGATTATTTACCATTAACCGCGTTGGTGGATGGTCAGATATTTTGTTTGCACGGTGGTCTATCACCGTCAATTGATACTCTAGATCATATACGCGCCCTAGACCGTCTTCAGGAGGTACCGCACGAG GGTCCAATGTGCGATCTTTTATGGTCAGATCCAGACGATAGAGGAGGGTGGGGTATTTCTCCTCGCGGGGCAGGGTATACTTTTGGACAAGATATTTCGGAGACTTTCAATCATTCTAATGGCCTGACATTAGTATCTCGAGCGCATCAATTAGTTATGGAGGGCTATAATTG GTGTCACGAACGTAATGTTGTAACTATATTCTCAGCACCTAATTACTGCTACCGCTGTGGAAATCAAGCTGCAATCATGGAATTAGACGATGCTTTAAAATATTCATT CCTTCAATTCGACCCAGCACCAAGACGCGGAGAGCCACATGTTACTAGGCGGACACCGGACTATTTCTTGTAA